CTTCATATCCTCCCTGCTCTGCTGCCGTAAAGACGATGCCTGGGAAGCGCTCGAAGACCTGCTTAACAAGATCCTCCCGAAAAAATCGCTGCACGAATACGGAGTGGAAGAAGAGGAACTCGAAGAGTTCACCGACTCCGTGATGCAGCGCCAGCAGCGCCTGATGTCGAACAACTTCGTCCCCCTCGACAGAGACCGCGTGCTGAAGATTTATATGGAGCTGTATTAAAGGCATAGAAAACCATATAAGATACACGTTGGAATTTTGAAAGAGCCTCCTTTAAGCAGCGGCCTGGCAACAACCTATCTTGACCGGGGCGGTGCGTATTATGCCGGGTGACTTTCTGTCATGCGCCTGTTTCCCGTCTGCAATGCCGCATTGATCTTAACCTTTTATAAAGTCCGCATCGATGTGAAGGATGGGCGCACTTGCCTATGATCTCTTTTGCCCGTTCGGTTCGAGTGAGTCCTCTTAAATCGGCGACGCCGTATTCTGTAATGATCACGTCGACATCGTGTTCCGTATGGTCGACATGTGAACAGTTAAATACGATATTTGAAGAACCGTCTGTTTTGTACAAAGACGGGCAGACGAATATAGTCAAATACGCGTTCCTTGCGAAATCACCGCTGCCGCCGATGCCATTTACTATGTCATAACCGTTATGGCTCGAGTTTACATTGCCGAAGATATCGGCTTCCAACGCGGTATTTACGGCGATCACTCCCAGTCTGCGGATTATTTCCGGGCTATTGCTTATCTCTTCCGATCTCAGGAGTATTTTTTCTTTGTAATCTTCAAGATGCTGAAATAATCTTTGCAGGCCGCCTTTTGTCATCGTAAGAGAGGTGCCGGAGGCGAAAGCTAATTTCCCCGCGTCTATGAGGTCCAATACGGCGTCCTGTAAAACCTCGCTGTAGATTTTTATGTCACCGCGAACAGTCTTTGCCAGTTCCGACAAAACTATATTCGCCACCCTGCCGACGCCAAATTGAAGCGGCAGCTGATTTATGGGAATTATCGGCCTTTTATTTTCCAGGTCTAAAAGGTTCAGTACGTTGGCGGCAATTTTTTCACTGACTGGGTCGCAGCGTTTGTCGTAGAGTACGCCGCAGTCAGGTACAGAAGAGGGAACGATTCCCAGTATCTTACCTGCGCCGCACTCAATAAACGGAACGCCTATCCTGTCTCGTACCGATCTCAATGGAAGAGGTTTCCTGTAAGGAGGGTCTTGGGGAATAAATATATCATGCATACCCTCTAATTCGGCAGGCTGTGTCAGGTTTATTTCAATAATGACCTTATTCGCGCAGCGAACATAAGCGGCGGCGTCGCCGACGGCCGTGCTTGGTACGATTCCGCCGTTTTCCGTTATGGCGGCGGCCTCTATCAGCGCGACATCCATCTTTCCGTAGAATCCGTACCTTAAATTTTGTCCTCCCATTGAGAGGTGGATGTCCGAATATTCTATTTTCCCCTCGTTGATCATACTTCTCATTACCTTGTTCGATTGGTATGGGTACCGGCGCTTGATACAGCCTGATGAAGCAAGCTCTTCGTCTATCTCGCGTCCGGACGAGGCTCCGCACCATAAGGTCAGCGGCACAGGTCCTTCCGTTTCCGCTCTCTTTGCGAGAGCCGCGGGGATTACTTTAGGATATCCTACAGGGGTAAACCCGCTGCATCCGATGAGCATGTTCGGTTGAATATACTGAGATGCTTCTTCCGGCGACATGATTTTAGACAACAGAGATTTTTTTCTGATCCTATCCTTGAAGTTAGACAAGCTGTCCATAAAAACTCCTTCTTTGTAGTCAGTTCCGTTTGTCATTAACCGGTTTCAGCGAGCCCCGCCGCCGGAAATCCTCAGCGGCGGAGCTCGCGCGTTTTAAAAGGCGAGTATCACGAACTTCATGATCCACAGGGCGATCAGGCCGTTGCAGATTGAAATCAGACAATGCAGGACCCAATATTTTTTCCTGGCGTCCGCCGTCCCCAGGCAGCGTCCCATATACTGGACCATTGCCCCGGAAAGCAGGACACAGGGAAGCAGCTGCGTCATATTATCCATACTCAGTTTACCGGCAGCTGCAAGGGCGGCGGCCGCGCCGCAGCCTCCTCCAATGCTCATGAAACCGGTAACCAGAACGATCATCGCGTCGCCCGGCAGGCCGAACAGCGCCATAACCGGAGCTGCGGCCTTAGATATCAGCGGCAGGAAACCGCTCATGTCGAGAAAACGGATTATAACAAATGCCATAACAACATTTGGCAGCATACCTGTCATACTGATGTTGAAACCGCGCCGCGCCCCGCTGACAAACAGATCTATGATTCCGGGCCTCTTTTCAGCCATATCTTTTACCTCCTTCTATCCTCGTGTCCTATCTTCCAGCCTGTCTTTTTAAATCCCAACGGATGGCAAACCTCATGACATTCGCTCCGAATATCTTCATAATGAATACCATAAGCAGAGGAATTCCCAGCGGCACGGCAAGAAAAGGGAAGAACGCCGCCCCCGAACCGAAATAATTTGTGATCGTAGCGCCCGCGCTGAGCTGCAATTGACAAAATATCGACCGCTCCTCGTCTGTGATAAAGTTATTGTCAAAAAGCTCTTTCGTCATACCTGCACCGGTATCCGTGCTCTGCAAACTCGCGATAAACGCCAGCCCGCAGATTCCGGGGATTCCCAAAAGCGGTTTGAAAAAGGGAGACATCAGCCTGTTGGCAGCCAAAAGCCCTCCGAACCCCTCGCAGACGGAGACTATCCCCAAAGCCAGAATCACGGCCGGCGTCAGTGTTATTGCCATCATAAAACCATCTCTGGCCCCGGAGCCGCCCACCCCTTTGAAATTGAATCCTTTTTCAAAGGGGATATTTCCAAACTGGCCGTTAAGCTGACTGAAATCAAAGGCCTTCAAAATCCCGCCGCTGTTGGCGAATATCCCGGAAAACATGATTACCACGATAAACAGCGCCACATAACTTGCCCACGTCACTTTAGGTTCATTATTTATATTTTCCATTGCCAGATTCTCCTTTACGGCATGCCAACATCAAGGGTAAGAGAAGAAGACGCCTGCCTGTTCGGCTTCACTTACCCTTATATCAATAAACTTATTACCGCTGCTTACTTAAGTTGCGTATATTATTCGGATTTTTCGGTGGGGTAGGCTACTCCATCCTTCATTACGAAACAGCAGTCAAGGAGAGCTTTGGAATCCGTCATTAAATCACGGGGCCACGCGGAAATATCGGCGAATTTTCCGGGTTCTATCGTCCCTATCTCGTCGGCCATCTGCAAAATCCCGGCGTTTATGGAGGTGGCGGCCTTTAAAATGCGGAAGGGATCGATCTTGCTCAACATCCACGATTCATATTCGTACCCGCTGTCATACGGGTGGTGTACGGCGACAAAATCTGTCCCATAGCCGAGCCGCAAATTACTCTCCAGAATTATTTTGCGCCCCTCTATCAGTCTTCCCTGATATTCCCGCAGCTTCCGCTGGAAAAAGATTGGCTTCTTGGCAAGGGACTCCTCATTGATATCGATCACGTCGTCATAGACCGCCATATTGGAAATCAAATAAATGTCGCGCTCTTCCATTATCCGGCAAGCCTCTTTATCTATCATTGCCCCGTGTTCCATGCCGTCTATCCCCATGAGCGCCAGCTTTTTCATCAACGGGCCGGCATATACGTGCGCGGTGCAGGTCTTGTGAAGCTCATGTGCCGTGTCTATGATAGCCTTCATTTCGTCGTCGCTGAGCTGCTGGTCTTCGGGAGAATCGTTGGGTGTTGAGAAACCGCCGGTCGCCATGATCTTTACAAACTCCGCGCCATATTTGACCTGCTCTCTGACGGAATTCCTGAAGAAATCAACGCCGCATCCCATTGTCGGCGCGGTCTTTGCCATCAATTCCGAAATGGCCGGATTCTCCGCGAGATACTGGCTGTGGTCGCCGTGGCTTCCCGGGCTGTAATGATAATGCGGCAAAGCGACAAGCCGCGAGCCCTCAAAATATCCCATATTGATCAGCTTCTTAGCGTTGACCACTCCGTAAGCGTCATAGGTGGAACTGCCTACGGTCCTTATCGAGGTAAAGCCGCGGTGCAGGCTCTTGCGCGCGTTATAAAGAAAAGCCATCGCCTTCCATGACGCGTTGTGAAATACGATCTCATTGCGCCGCTCCTTCCAATTGAAGTGCTGAAAATGGACATGAGCGTCTATCAGCCCCGGCGTTACTGTAACGGAAGATAGGTCTATTACATTTACATTGTTGGGGACGCTTAAATTTTTGCCGACCTCTTCGATCTTGTTATCCTTAACGACGATTTCAACATTTTCTTGGAGCTCTTCTTTTATCCCGTCAAAAAGTTTCCCGCATTTGATCAGCGTGTAGTTACTCATTTTTGTTCCCCCTATTTGTTCTCTTCGTTGAATACGCATGAAATGCATATAAAAAATGGATGGGTATAACTAGCTTTTTACCGACAGCGGTTAAAAACAGAAAGCCGCGCCGGTTGGAAAATAGGCGCTGTCCTTGCCCCGCGTATCGGCGGTGATAAAAAAAGATG
The window above is part of the Cloacibacillus evryensis DSM 19522 genome. Proteins encoded here:
- a CDS encoding acetyl-CoA hydrolase/transferase C-terminal domain-containing protein — encoded protein: MDSLSNFKDRIRKKSLLSKIMSPEEASQYIQPNMLIGCSGFTPVGYPKVIPAALAKRAETEGPVPLTLWCGASSGREIDEELASSGCIKRRYPYQSNKVMRSMINEGKIEYSDIHLSMGGQNLRYGFYGKMDVALIEAAAITENGGIVPSTAVGDAAAYVRCANKVIIEINLTQPAELEGMHDIFIPQDPPYRKPLPLRSVRDRIGVPFIECGAGKILGIVPSSVPDCGVLYDKRCDPVSEKIAANVLNLLDLENKRPIIPINQLPLQFGVGRVANIVLSELAKTVRGDIKIYSEVLQDAVLDLIDAGKLAFASGTSLTMTKGGLQRLFQHLEDYKEKILLRSEEISNSPEIIRRLGVIAVNTALEADIFGNVNSSHNGYDIVNGIGGSGDFARNAYLTIFVCPSLYKTDGSSNIVFNCSHVDHTEHDVDVIITEYGVADLRGLTRTERAKEIIGKCAHPSHRCGLYKRLRSMRHCRRETGA
- a CDS encoding nucleoside recognition domain-containing protein, with product MAEKRPGIIDLFVSGARRGFNISMTGMLPNVVMAFVIIRFLDMSGFLPLISKAAAPVMALFGLPGDAMIVLVTGFMSIGGGCGAAAALAAAGKLSMDNMTQLLPCVLLSGAMVQYMGRCLGTADARKKYWVLHCLISICNGLIALWIMKFVILAF
- a CDS encoding nucleoside recognition domain-containing protein produces the protein MENINNEPKVTWASYVALFIVVIMFSGIFANSGGILKAFDFSQLNGQFGNIPFEKGFNFKGVGGSGARDGFMMAITLTPAVILALGIVSVCEGFGGLLAANRLMSPFFKPLLGIPGICGLAFIASLQSTDTGAGMTKELFDNNFITDEERSIFCQLQLSAGATITNYFGSGAAFFPFLAVPLGIPLLMVFIMKIFGANVMRFAIRWDLKRQAGR
- a CDS encoding amidohydrolase family protein, which gives rise to MSNYTLIKCGKLFDGIKEELQENVEIVVKDNKIEEVGKNLSVPNNVNVIDLSSVTVTPGLIDAHVHFQHFNWKERRNEIVFHNASWKAMAFLYNARKSLHRGFTSIRTVGSSTYDAYGVVNAKKLINMGYFEGSRLVALPHYHYSPGSHGDHSQYLAENPAISELMAKTAPTMGCGVDFFRNSVREQVKYGAEFVKIMATGGFSTPNDSPEDQQLSDDEMKAIIDTAHELHKTCTAHVYAGPLMKKLALMGIDGMEHGAMIDKEACRIMEERDIYLISNMAVYDDVIDINEESLAKKPIFFQRKLREYQGRLIEGRKIILESNLRLGYGTDFVAVHHPYDSGYEYESWMLSKIDPFRILKAATSINAGILQMADEIGTIEPGKFADISAWPRDLMTDSKALLDCCFVMKDGVAYPTEKSE